Within the Mucilaginibacter sp. CSA2-8R genome, the region GACGCCCTGAGCAGCCAGCATCCATTTTCGGCCCTGGTGGTGCCACCCTTAGCCGAAGCCGCCGGCGTGGCCCATGCTAACCCAGTTATTGGGGTAATGGCGCCTGATGCCGCTTTAGGCGAATACAGCAAGATTTTTGATGGCCTGGTAGTGCTGTTAGAGGAGCGGGAGCCGACAGGAAAATCAGACAACACCCTGAAAATGCTAAACGAGCTTAAGGATGACTATGATAACCGCTTCAACTCCGAACAATTTTTACGTGCTCGGATGCTGGACTTATTACTGGGCGACTGGGACCGCCACGAGGACCAATGGCGCTGGGCCAGTGTAAAGAAGGGGAAAGAGAAAGTTTACTACGCCGTTCCGCGCGACCGCGACCAGGTGTTTCACGTTAATGAAGGCATCATTCCTTCCCTGGCGGCATTATCATGGATTAGCCCCACGCTCGATCATTTTGACGGCAACATTCCGAGGGTAAAATACTCTTTATTTAAAACGCGTTTTATCCAGCCTTATCCGGATGCGCAAATAAGCTATCAGGATTGGATGCGCATTGCAAACGATTTTGTGAAAAATGAAACAGATGCCGTGCTCGAAGCAGGCCTAAAACGCCTGCCGCCCGAAGTTTATCAATTACGCCACCAGGAGTTATTAGACAAACTAAAACAACGGCGCAACCATATCCCGGCCGCCATAGACGAGTATTACCGCTTCATCAACAAAACGGTAGATCTGCGTACCAGCGATAAAAATGAGTTAATAACCATTTTAGATGCGCCCGATAAAGGTATGCGCATCCAAATTACCAAATTAAATAAGAGTGGACAACCTAAAGAGGCGTTGTTATTAGACCATGTTTACCGTCCTGAGATAACCAAAGAAATCAGGATTTATACAGAAGGCGGTAATGACCAGGTTAAAATTAATGCTGCTAACTCCCCAATTCGCATCCGTGTTATTGGCGGCAGTACCGGTCAAAAGCTTTATGATGTAGAACAAGCTAACCATAAAATCAAAATTTATAATCGGGCCGATAGTGTTGCCTTTAACGGAAATGCGCATTTAATAAGCACACACTTATCAAACGACACCTTAAATACCCACTTTGTACAAAGTAACCCATACAACGTTTGGATGCCGCTGGCTACCGCAGCCATTAATGCCGACGATGGCTTTTTACTGGGTTTAGGTTTTAAATATACCCGTCGCGAGGGCTTTCGTAAACTACCTTATGCCAGTACACAGCAGTTGTTACTTACTCACTCTTTTGCTACCAACGCCTTCCGGATACGCTATGCCGGCGAGTGGATACAGGCAGTAGGCCAGGCAGATTTTACGCTGAATGCCTTTATACAAGCACCCGATAATACACTCAACTTTTTTGGCCGCGGCAATGAAACGGTATTAAACA harbors:
- a CDS encoding BamA/TamA family outer membrane protein; this encodes MAHIIKLLTALLITNTIVYAQQKTTVGNAYHFTDSVTVKVHPVYDSVSGAHRWLFGKNYRKEWATPVKLPLIKISEVYGGLKPLRQGGGMQSKSLRLLDKQGKEWVIRSVEKTPEKLLPANLKGTFAVDWFDDALSSQHPFSALVVPPLAEAAGVAHANPVIGVMAPDAALGEYSKIFDGLVVLLEEREPTGKSDNTLKMLNELKDDYDNRFNSEQFLRARMLDLLLGDWDRHEDQWRWASVKKGKEKVYYAVPRDRDQVFHVNEGIIPSLAALSWISPTLDHFDGNIPRVKYSLFKTRFIQPYPDAQISYQDWMRIANDFVKNETDAVLEAGLKRLPPEVYQLRHQELLDKLKQRRNHIPAAIDEYYRFINKTVDLRTSDKNELITILDAPDKGMRIQITKLNKSGQPKEALLLDHVYRPEITKEIRIYTEGGNDQVKINAANSPIRIRVIGGSTGQKLYDVEQANHKIKIYNRADSVAFNGNAHLISTHLSNDTLNTHFVQSNPYNVWMPLATAAINADDGFLLGLGFKYTRREGFRKLPYASTQQLLLTHSFATNAFRIRYAGEWIQAVGQADFTLNAFIQAPDNTLNFFGRGNETVLNKFPGYRRFYRTRYNTFQFDPALRWRTGQNSTISAGPSLQFYHLDLQENAGRFINNTSLINAYDSASINRDKAHIGLLINYTSNQRNNNILPSQGYFLNLRFQGYTGLNQYAKAFIQIRPEFIYYQKLNAKGTIVLTDRVGGGISIGKPAFYQSMFLGGQGNLLGYLQNRFAGDHMFYNNLQGRVKLFDVASYILPGQLGITGFYDTGRVWVKGESSNQWHTGTGGGLYFAPASLTVIQVLAGHSAEGWYPYVSLNFRL